The Kitasatospora paranensis genome has a window encoding:
- a CDS encoding YihY/virulence factor BrkB family protein: MGTATRVGRRGGAREELSADEAVASLRAERRGRLAVDAFVRFRYADGFSHARALAFQTVLSIVPAAIALVGLSSVLHTQRIGEVVELTIGRLTTGPSADTIHQVLQQSRERAGSGGAVALWFGAAFSLANVATAMCQIERGSNRIYGIERDRPFHRKYGRGLAMALGAGVPLGLGFVVLVAGPEIAAAVSQVYHLGHGAAAAWAVLRWPVGLLLALLSSSVVFRRAPRRRQPGYSWLAFGAAVHLVLWVGLTLLLGAYLRISGSFDAVYGPLSVFFSLLLWSYLTAIALFLGVAFAAQLEADRTGHRDPVRPDPETESDSEAGRDTATRQ; this comes from the coding sequence ATGGGCACGGCCACCCGGGTCGGACGACGGGGCGGGGCCCGCGAGGAGCTGTCCGCCGACGAGGCCGTGGCCTCGCTCCGGGCGGAGCGCCGGGGGCGCCTGGCGGTCGACGCCTTCGTCCGGTTCCGCTACGCCGACGGATTCAGTCACGCACGTGCGCTCGCCTTCCAGACCGTGCTGTCGATCGTGCCGGCAGCCATCGCCCTGGTCGGCCTCTCGTCGGTGCTGCACACCCAGCGGATCGGCGAGGTCGTGGAGCTGACGATCGGCCGGCTCACCACCGGGCCCAGCGCGGACACCATCCACCAGGTGCTCCAGCAGAGCCGCGAACGGGCCGGGAGCGGCGGCGCGGTGGCGCTGTGGTTCGGGGCCGCATTCTCGCTGGCCAACGTCGCCACCGCGATGTGCCAGATCGAGCGCGGGTCGAACCGCATCTACGGCATCGAGCGCGACCGGCCCTTCCACCGCAAGTACGGGCGGGGCCTTGCCATGGCGCTGGGGGCCGGGGTGCCGCTCGGGCTCGGCTTCGTCGTCCTGGTCGCCGGCCCCGAGATCGCCGCCGCGGTCTCGCAGGTGTACCACCTGGGCCACGGCGCGGCCGCCGCCTGGGCGGTGCTCCGCTGGCCGGTCGGCCTGCTGCTCGCCCTGCTGTCGTCGAGTGTGGTCTTCCGCAGGGCTCCGCGCCGCCGCCAGCCCGGCTACAGCTGGCTGGCGTTCGGGGCCGCCGTCCATCTGGTGCTGTGGGTGGGGCTCACCCTGCTGCTCGGCGCCTACCTGCGGATCAGCGGCTCCTTCGACGCGGTCTACGGGCCGCTCAGCGTGTTCTTCTCGCTGCTGCTCTGGTCCTACCTCACCGCGATCGCCCTTTTCCTCGGGGTCGCGTTCGCGGCGCAGTTGGAGGCCGACCGGACAGGGCACCGGGACCCCGTCCGCCCGGATCCCGAGACGGAGTCCGACAGTGAGGCCGGCCGCGACACGGCCACCCGACAGTGA
- a CDS encoding alpha/beta hydrolase, with the protein MDIRRRNNVTVTGNPHGRVVVLAHGFGCDQNMWRLTVPALAEDHRVVLFDYVGSGRSDPSAFSEDRYASLAGYARDVVEVCEALDLRDAVFVGHSVSSMVGVLAAEAAPEHIGALVMVAPSPRYIDDDGYRGGFSTEDIDELLSSLESNYLGWSAVMAPVIMGNAERPELGAELTNSFCATDPEMARVFARTTFLSDSRDELKRVSVPTLVLDCARDVIAPPEVGAFVHRAIPGSTLITLDATGHCPHLSAPEATNEALLAFLKGLG; encoded by the coding sequence ATGGACATCCGGCGCAGGAACAACGTGACCGTCACGGGAAACCCGCACGGGCGGGTGGTGGTGCTCGCCCACGGGTTCGGCTGTGATCAGAACATGTGGCGCCTGACGGTGCCGGCCCTCGCCGAGGACCACCGGGTGGTGCTGTTCGACTACGTGGGCTCGGGGCGCTCGGACCCGTCGGCGTTCTCCGAGGATCGTTACGCCTCCCTGGCCGGCTACGCCCGGGACGTGGTGGAGGTGTGCGAAGCCCTCGACCTGCGGGACGCGGTGTTCGTCGGCCACTCGGTGAGTTCGATGGTGGGGGTGCTGGCCGCGGAGGCGGCTCCGGAGCACATCGGGGCGCTGGTGATGGTCGCCCCCTCACCGCGGTACATCGACGACGACGGCTACCGGGGTGGCTTCAGCACCGAGGACATCGACGAACTGCTCTCCTCACTGGAGTCCAACTACCTGGGCTGGTCGGCGGTCATGGCGCCGGTGATCATGGGGAACGCCGAACGGCCCGAACTCGGCGCGGAGCTGACGAACAGCTTCTGCGCCACCGACCCGGAGATGGCCCGGGTCTTCGCCCGCACGACCTTCCTGTCGGATTCCCGGGACGAACTGAAGCGCGTCAGCGTCCCGACCCTGGTGCTGGACTGCGCACGGGACGTCATCGCCCCGCCGGAGGTCGGCGCCTTCGTCCATCGGGCGATCCCCGGCTCCACGCTGATCACACTCGACGCGACCGGTCACTGCCCGCACCTGTCCGCACCCGAGGCCACCAACGAGGCGCTCCTCGCCTTCCTCAAGGGCCTGGGATGA
- a CDS encoding TIGR03557 family F420-dependent LLM class oxidoreductase gives MTDYGYFLSCEEFTPAELLDQARQAQQAGFTRLAISDHFHPWNDAQGSSPFVWSMIGALSQAVDLPVTTLVTCPTVRMHPAVTAQAAATSSVLLGGRFALGVGTGEALNEHVNGDRWPSFAERADMLEEAVGVMRELFTGRLVNHRGRHYAVDNARLYTAPAGPLPIYVSGFGPKAAEVAGQLGDGFVTMSPDADLVAAYRDAGGTGKTVVGGVKVCWSSNRDKAVDTAHRLWPTELLPGELAQILPTPTHFEQASELVTREMVADAVTCGDDEDEHIDTVRAYQRAGFDEVYIGQIGPDQEIFFDAYRELVLPALHR, from the coding sequence ATGACCGACTACGGCTACTTCCTGTCCTGCGAGGAGTTCACACCTGCCGAGCTTCTGGACCAGGCCCGGCAGGCGCAGCAGGCCGGGTTCACCCGCCTGGCCATCTCCGACCACTTCCACCCGTGGAACGATGCACAGGGCAGCAGCCCGTTCGTCTGGTCGATGATCGGGGCCCTGTCGCAGGCTGTCGACCTGCCGGTCACCACGCTCGTGACCTGCCCGACCGTTCGGATGCACCCTGCGGTGACCGCGCAGGCCGCGGCGACCTCCAGCGTGCTGCTGGGCGGCCGCTTCGCGCTCGGTGTGGGGACCGGGGAGGCACTGAACGAGCACGTCAACGGAGACCGGTGGCCGTCGTTCGCGGAGCGGGCGGACATGCTGGAGGAGGCGGTGGGCGTGATGCGAGAGCTGTTCACCGGGCGACTGGTCAACCATCGCGGCCGCCACTACGCCGTCGACAATGCCCGGCTGTACACCGCGCCCGCCGGGCCGCTGCCGATCTACGTGTCCGGCTTCGGCCCGAAGGCGGCCGAGGTGGCCGGGCAGCTCGGCGACGGCTTCGTGACGATGAGCCCCGACGCCGACCTCGTGGCGGCCTACCGGGACGCGGGAGGCACCGGGAAGACCGTGGTCGGCGGGGTGAAGGTCTGCTGGAGCAGCAACCGGGACAAGGCCGTCGACACCGCTCACCGGCTGTGGCCGACCGAGCTCCTGCCCGGTGAGCTGGCGCAGATCCTGCCCACCCCCACGCACTTCGAGCAGGCGAGCGAACTCGTCACGCGCGAGATGGTGGCCGATGCCGTCACCTGCGGCGACGACGAGGACGAGCACATCGACACCGTCCGCGCCTACCAGCGCGCCGGCTTCGACGAGGTGTACATCGGTCAGATCGGCCCCGACCAGGAGATCTTCTTCGACGCCTACCGCGAACTCGTCCTGCCCGCCCTGCACCGCTGA
- a CDS encoding hemerythrin domain-containing protein — protein sequence MTGHGADVIAELEADHREVQMLFARIAVAPRTELQELVHRVSVELVRHSIAEEAYLYPAVRAHVLDGDRLADKEVADHAQVERLLKGLEGRSPADADFDPLLRTLSREVGLHIQDEEQRLFPALASGTTPEELMKLGDRVRATKAMSPTRPHPDAPSSATARRLLAPGIGLIDRVRDYVSGRG from the coding sequence ATGACCGGCCACGGCGCAGACGTGATCGCGGAGCTCGAGGCGGACCATCGGGAGGTGCAGATGCTCTTCGCGCGGATCGCCGTGGCGCCGCGCACCGAGCTGCAGGAGCTCGTCCACCGGGTCAGCGTCGAGCTCGTGCGGCACTCGATCGCGGAGGAGGCCTACCTCTACCCGGCCGTCCGCGCCCACGTCCTCGACGGTGACCGGCTGGCCGACAAGGAGGTCGCCGACCACGCCCAGGTCGAGAGGCTGCTCAAGGGCCTAGAAGGCAGGTCCCCGGCCGATGCGGACTTCGATCCGCTCCTGCGGACGCTGAGCCGCGAGGTGGGCCTGCACATCCAGGACGAGGAGCAGCGACTCTTCCCCGCGCTTGCCTCCGGCACCACGCCGGAGGAGCTGATGAAACTGGGGGATCGGGTCCGCGCGACGAAGGCGATGTCGCCGACGAGGCCGCATCCCGACGCGCCGTCCTCGGCAACCGCCCGCCGGCTGCTGGCCCCGGGGATCGGCCTCATCGACCGGGTGCGCGACTACGTCTCCGGCCGGGGGTGA
- a CDS encoding transketolase-like TK C-terminal-containing protein, producing the protein MLLLATGSEVHPALAAQRLLADGGVPSRVVSLPCLEWFAAQPRAYREEVLPPGLTARVGVGAGVALGWRELVGPRGRIVSLDRFGASADYQRSTPSSASPPRRWPTPHGRASPRPGEAPSVGRRTGLAR; encoded by the coding sequence GTGCTGCTGCTCGCCACAGGCTCGGAGGTGCACCCGGCACTCGCGGCACAGCGACTGCTGGCCGACGGCGGAGTGCCGAGCCGGGTGGTGTCATTGCCGTGCCTGGAGTGGTTCGCAGCCCAGCCCCGCGCGTACCGGGAGGAGGTCCTGCCGCCTGGTCTCACCGCCCGGGTCGGCGTGGGGGCCGGCGTCGCGCTCGGCTGGCGGGAACTGGTCGGCCCGCGGGGCCGGATCGTGAGCCTGGACCGCTTCGGTGCCTCGGCCGACTACCAGCGCTCTACACCGAGTTCGGCCTCACCGCCGAGGCGGTGGCCGACGCCGCACGGCAGAGCCTCGCCGAGGCCGGGTGAGGCGCCGTCCGTGGGAAGGCGCACCGGGCTCGCCCGATAG
- a CDS encoding DUF6480 family protein, with the protein MAAAGSDIPLSEDQADLYAWAGALGWSVDGGTPVARDLLRIRRSGRLVEAHFWHDGGFRFARAHGPDGPDLELDLPSTLDFLEHHGTDLGDGPAPSGAAVSKPVPPSEAGTAAHAPPAGVPPQETRPGEGSTTAGISVPEPTEVRRAWGPWPIAVLAVLVACVVLFFIARAAG; encoded by the coding sequence ATGGCCGCAGCTGGTTCGGACATACCTCTGAGTGAGGACCAGGCAGACCTGTACGCGTGGGCCGGGGCCCTCGGCTGGTCGGTGGACGGGGGGACGCCCGTCGCCCGGGACCTCCTGCGGATCCGGCGCTCCGGGCGTCTCGTGGAAGCCCACTTCTGGCACGACGGCGGGTTCCGCTTCGCCCGTGCCCACGGCCCCGACGGCCCCGACCTGGAACTCGACCTGCCGTCGACACTCGACTTCCTGGAACACCACGGAACGGACCTGGGCGACGGGCCGGCCCCCTCGGGGGCAGCCGTGTCGAAGCCCGTTCCGCCATCCGAAGCAGGCACCGCCGCACACGCGCCCCCGGCGGGCGTGCCACCCCAGGAGACGCGGCCGGGCGAGGGGAGCACCACCGCCGGCATCTCCGTGCCCGAGCCGACGGAGGTGCGCCGTGCATGGGGACCCTGGCCGATCGCGGTGCTCGCGGTGCTCGTCGCCTGTGTCGTGCTCTTCTTCATCGCCCGTGCCGCGGGCTGA
- a CDS encoding STAS domain-containing protein — MSPLKITVRDAATGPVLEVAGELDYATAPGLRDLVTTLTLRPGQRLVVDLSGMGFCDSSGLTALLAARHHAHAAQAEIALAAVPAHTLRTLHIVGLDQIFTLRPDAESATRA; from the coding sequence ATGAGCCCTCTGAAGATCACTGTCCGAGACGCCGCGACCGGCCCCGTCCTGGAGGTTGCCGGTGAACTCGACTACGCCACCGCCCCAGGGCTGCGCGATCTGGTCACCACCCTCACCCTCCGACCGGGCCAGCGCCTGGTCGTGGACCTTTCCGGGATGGGCTTCTGCGACTCCAGCGGCCTGACCGCCCTGCTGGCGGCCCGTCACCACGCCCACGCCGCGCAGGCGGAGATCGCGCTTGCCGCCGTCCCCGCCCACACGCTGCGCACCCTGCACATCGTCGGCCTGGACCAGATCTTCACCCTCCGCCCCGACGCCGAGTCCGCCACCCGGGCCTGA
- a CDS encoding DUF2231 domain-containing protein: MGTFFARITTAMADSSDNVGVRMLKALDAVGEASELDRVTEPVRDAVRALPLGRLRSILQGRPLGHPLHPVLVQLPIGAWTSATVLDMVPGCERAAKFLVGLGVVAAAPAAWTGWVDWAEQHEQQMRTGLLHAASVATAAGVFGASWVARSRGRHGLGRALGLAGVTAVGGGAAIGGHLAYRQASGANKAEPVAHVVEPGWRTLGQVEEFAVGEAVRRMVGEVPVVVVREADEVFHVLADRCSHASGPLSEGRSPTAV, from the coding sequence ATGGGGACCTTCTTCGCACGCATCACCACCGCCATGGCGGACAGTTCGGACAACGTCGGCGTCCGGATGCTCAAGGCACTCGACGCGGTCGGCGAGGCGAGTGAGCTGGACCGGGTCACCGAGCCCGTCAGGGACGCCGTCCGGGCACTGCCGCTCGGGCGACTGCGCAGCATCCTGCAGGGCCGCCCGCTGGGGCATCCGCTGCATCCGGTGCTCGTCCAACTTCCCATCGGGGCATGGACGTCCGCCACCGTGTTGGACATGGTGCCGGGGTGCGAACGGGCCGCCAAGTTCCTGGTCGGCCTCGGCGTGGTCGCCGCCGCGCCGGCCGCGTGGACCGGGTGGGTCGACTGGGCGGAGCAGCACGAGCAGCAGATGCGTACGGGCCTCCTGCACGCCGCCTCGGTGGCGACCGCAGCGGGTGTGTTCGGCGCGTCGTGGGTGGCCCGTTCCCGCGGTCGCCACGGGCTGGGGCGGGCCTTGGGGCTGGCGGGTGTGACGGCGGTCGGCGGTGGCGCCGCGATCGGTGGCCATCTCGCCTACCGGCAGGCTTCCGGGGCGAACAAGGCGGAGCCCGTTGCGCACGTGGTCGAGCCGGGCTGGCGGACGCTGGGGCAGGTCGAGGAATTCGCGGTCGGCGAGGCCGTCCGTCGGATGGTCGGCGAGGTGCCGGTCGTCGTCGTCCGGGAGGCCGACGAGGTGTTCCACGTCCTGGCCGACCGTTGCAGCCACGCCTCCGGTCCGCTGTCGGAGGGGAGGTCGCCGACGGCTGTGTGA
- a CDS encoding diacylglycerol kinase family protein, with protein sequence MTMLRGMALGRRVVLPLGLQTMLMVLLGLLLTGPVRRATGLPGSGLDEWLARSRVPALDTVSGWLSQLACTATVVSVTAVVVVALLAGSRGRLGREAAFLGGSVAAQSAVFLLVTACVERSRPAVPAMDAAPPTSSFPSGHTGAALALYGGLAVLFLLLVRSPARVPLAVTALLLPLLVGASRLYRGMHHPTDVLAGLLNGGLVLWIMWRALLADRAPSPTAAGTADGRSGASADRNAAPGVLASAAPLEPGTTDPSDRTDTEAAGPAIPASAAGTADTPGTAGAAGGDPAVVGGGAVVVFHPHLVGPATREALRAVLAEHGFHRPRFAATTVDDPGRGVAAQAVREGAALVVACGGDGTVTACAHALAGSATALAIVPCGTGNVLARNLRLPGDPVQALRTALAARPRRIDLAFAEGDGIVPTCVCAMAGIGLDAAIVAGTGRGLKRRLGWPAYLLPVLRHLRDQRVEIAVTLDDEPVLRRRVQMAVVGNVGSLQAGVRLLPEAEPDDGLLDLVLLHPHGIGGWTAALLGLGMGRPGRRTGDAHGPLEYFRARRITVTADSSAPRELDGEAVPAGRTLTLQVQPAALLIHAPDGVRRRPGSQRTPEQNRAQDRERAHEPTRDRRQEQRMNGAQTPPREQAHAATPPGARSVSGEQPAAPATGRGN encoded by the coding sequence ATGACGATGTTGCGGGGCATGGCCCTCGGACGGCGGGTCGTGCTGCCGCTCGGCCTCCAGACGATGCTGATGGTGCTGCTGGGGCTGCTGCTCACCGGACCGGTGCGGCGGGCGACCGGCCTGCCGGGCAGCGGTCTCGACGAGTGGCTCGCGAGGTCGCGCGTCCCGGCGCTCGACACCGTGAGCGGATGGCTCTCCCAACTGGCCTGCACCGCCACCGTGGTATCGGTCACCGCAGTGGTCGTGGTCGCGCTGCTGGCCGGAAGCCGCGGGCGGCTCGGGCGCGAGGCGGCGTTCCTCGGCGGCTCGGTGGCCGCCCAGTCGGCGGTGTTCCTGCTGGTCACCGCATGCGTGGAGCGGTCGCGGCCGGCCGTGCCGGCGATGGACGCGGCGCCGCCGACGTCCAGCTTCCCGTCGGGGCACACCGGCGCGGCCCTCGCGCTGTACGGCGGGCTGGCGGTGCTGTTCCTGCTCCTCGTCCGGTCACCGGCGCGGGTGCCGCTGGCCGTCACGGCGCTGCTGCTGCCGCTGCTCGTCGGAGCCAGCCGCCTGTACCGGGGCATGCACCACCCGACCGATGTGCTGGCCGGTCTGCTGAACGGCGGACTGGTGCTGTGGATCATGTGGCGGGCGCTGCTCGCGGACCGGGCGCCGTCCCCCACCGCCGCGGGGACAGCTGACGGGAGATCCGGAGCCTCTGCGGACCGTAACGCGGCCCCGGGAGTGCTCGCGTCGGCAGCCCCGCTCGAACCGGGGACCACGGACCCTTCGGACCGTACAGACACGGAGGCCGCCGGCCCGGCGATTCCTGCGAGCGCCGCCGGCACCGCGGACACGCCGGGCACCGCAGGCGCGGCGGGCGGCGACCCGGCGGTGGTCGGTGGAGGTGCTGTCGTGGTGTTCCATCCCCACCTGGTGGGGCCGGCCACCCGGGAGGCGCTGCGCGCCGTGCTCGCCGAGCACGGCTTCCACCGGCCACGGTTCGCGGCCACCACCGTCGACGATCCGGGCCGCGGCGTAGCCGCGCAGGCCGTCCGCGAAGGCGCGGCCCTGGTGGTCGCCTGCGGCGGCGACGGGACGGTGACCGCCTGCGCGCACGCCCTCGCCGGCAGCGCAACGGCGCTGGCCATCGTCCCGTGCGGCACCGGCAACGTCCTCGCCCGCAACCTCCGACTGCCCGGCGACCCCGTGCAGGCCCTGCGGACCGCTCTCGCCGCCCGGCCCCGTCGGATCGACCTGGCGTTCGCGGAGGGCGACGGCATCGTGCCGACCTGTGTCTGCGCCATGGCCGGGATCGGCCTGGACGCCGCGATCGTGGCCGGGACCGGTCGCGGGCTGAAGCGGCGACTCGGCTGGCCGGCCTACCTGCTGCCCGTCCTGCGGCACCTGCGGGACCAGCGGGTGGAGATCGCCGTGACGCTCGACGACGAGCCCGTGCTGCGGCGTCGCGTGCAGATGGCGGTGGTCGGCAACGTCGGCTCGCTGCAGGCCGGGGTCCGGCTCCTGCCGGAGGCCGAGCCCGACGACGGTCTCCTCGACCTCGTTCTGCTGCACCCGCACGGGATCGGCGGCTGGACGGCCGCCCTCCTCGGGCTCGGCATGGGCCGCCCGGGACGGCGGACCGGGGACGCGCACGGGCCGCTCGAGTACTTCCGGGCCCGCCGCATCACCGTCACCGCCGACAGCAGCGCGCCACGCGAACTGGACGGCGAAGCCGTACCCGCCGGCCGGACCCTCACCCTGCAGGTGCAGCCCGCCGCGCTGCTCATCCACGCGCCCGACGGCGTGCGGCGCCGCCCCGGTTCGCAGAGGACGCCGGAACAGAACCGTGCACAGGACCGAGAACGAGCCCATGAACCGACCCGGGACCGGAGGCAGGAGCAGCGGATGAACGGGGCGCAGACGCCGCCGCGGGAACAAGCGCATGCGGCCACGCCGCCGGGTGCGCGGTCCGTGTCCGGTGAGCAGCCGGCCGCCCCGGCGACCGGACGGGGGAACTGA
- a CDS encoding DoxX family protein gives MIEPRPDGQALVMEIINVCARPLLASMFIAGGAGAVRRPKPLVPAAAPVVDALEPLPGVPSDVRTAVRLNGGVQAVAGSLLALGRLPRLSSAVLACTLVPVTWAGHRFWEAEDAGERAQQRIHFLKNLSMLGGLLVEASRSSRPRHLGRVTSALLPVGWRLP, from the coding sequence GTGATTGAACCGCGGCCCGATGGACAGGCGCTGGTCATGGAGATCATCAATGTCTGTGCGCGCCCTCTGCTGGCGTCGATGTTCATCGCAGGCGGAGCCGGTGCGGTGCGGCGTCCCAAGCCCTTGGTCCCGGCGGCGGCCCCGGTGGTCGACGCGCTGGAGCCACTGCCTGGCGTCCCGAGCGACGTCCGCACCGCAGTGCGGCTCAACGGCGGAGTGCAGGCCGTCGCCGGCTCGCTCCTCGCGCTCGGGCGGCTGCCGCGGCTGTCGTCCGCCGTTTTGGCCTGCACCCTGGTGCCGGTGACCTGGGCCGGTCACCGCTTCTGGGAGGCCGAGGACGCGGGTGAGCGCGCCCAGCAGCGCATCCACTTCCTGAAGAACCTGTCCATGCTCGGCGGGCTGCTCGTCGAGGCGTCCCGGAGCAGTCGCCCCCGGCACCTGGGCCGGGTGACGAGCGCGCTGTTGCCGGTGGGGTGGAGGCTTCCATGA